In one window of Gossypium hirsutum isolate 1008001.06 chromosome A01, Gossypium_hirsutum_v2.1, whole genome shotgun sequence DNA:
- the LOC107933888 gene encoding disease resistance protein SUMM2-like, with the protein MVVRVGGNMHPSSGNVTTCGHSSPLMKRSLRELLLLPHRKLERRLNDLLAKQRQLNAIKSDVEMKIKIELRLGRCVRQEVENWLLDVQTINGKIQSIDERTQNLSCFSRGHLGKQVSQTVEEVKEIIEQGRFTGALVIDDPSTAGVPFQLEHLEGETAVIADIWKHLMSDEIGMVGVCGMGEIGKTTIMKHIHNKLLEETKTKPLFEKIIWFTVSQDFNITRLQQDIADAMNIEDLPKPEQKRAAVLRNELRQIRHVLILDDVWEGFVLEKVGISIPIFSNGSRLVLTSRSKVVCRSISCCEIIEVSPLSNEESMNLFLAHTGRGILKVPSLEEILGDIIEECDGLPLAIAVIAGSMKGIYDVVDWRNALTELGDHITSVKGTDKEIYGPLKFSFDRLEDSNIQNCFLYCSLYPEDCRIPRVELIEYWIDEGFLERGSRQQLHDRGHTILNRLVNNYLLEMAGDDVKMHDLMRDMALYIKHPYFMVKAGTGLKDLPSKQKWKDVKKVSFMMNMVSEIPPSLSPNCQNLSTLLLQNNESLKRISESFFQHMHSLSVLNLSYTSIEQLPNSVSNLETLNALVLRGCKELRYVPSLEKLKALRKLDLQVQVLKRCLKVGNVGKSNVSQLMY; encoded by the coding sequence TTGTTATTATTACCTCACAGAAAACTTGAACGAAGGTTGAATGATCTTCTGGCAAAACAACGCCAACTAAATGCTATCAAGAGTGATgtggaaatgaaaataaaaatagagctTCGATTGGGAAGATGTGTAAGGCAAGAAGTAGAGAACTGGCTTCTAGATGTGCAAACCATCAATGGCAAAATACAAAGCATTGATGAAAGAACGCAAAATCTGTCTTGTTTTTCACGTGGGCACCTTGGGAAACAAGTTTCCCAAACAGTTGAAGAAGTGAAGGAAATTATTGAACAAGGCAGGTTCACTGGAGCTCTTGTAATTGATGATCCATCTACTGCTGGAGTGCCTTTTCAGTTGGAACATTTGGAAGGTGAAACCGCGGTGATTGCAGACATTTGGAAGCATTTGATGAGTGATGAAATTGGAATGGTTGGTGTATGTGGAATGGGCGAGATCGGGAAAACCACTATAATGAAGCACATACATAATAAACTATTGGAGGAGACTAAAACTAAACCCTTGTTTGAGAAAATCATTTGGTTCACTGTTTCACAGGACTTCAACATCACCAGGTTACAACAAGACATTGCAGATGCTATGAATATTGAAGATCTTCCGAAACCTGAACAAAAGCGTGCAGCTGTGTTAAGGAATGAATTGCGACAAATAAGACACGTGTTGATCTTAGATGATGTTTGGGAAGGGTTCGTTCTCGAAAAGGTAGGGATCTCTATACCAATATTCAGCAATGGGAGTAGGTTGGTATTAACTAGTAGATCGAAAGTGGTTTGTAGATCTATAAGTTGTTGTGAGATAATCGAAGTGTCTCCACTTTCCAATGAGGAGTCCATGAATTTATTCTTGGCGCATACCGGGCGTGGGATTTTAAAGGTTCCATCTTTGGAAGAAATTTTGGGCGATATTATTGAAGAGTGTGATGGGTTACCCCTTGCCATAGCAGTAATAGCCGGGAGCATGAAGGGAATATATGATGTTGTTGATTGGAGGAATGCATTAACAGAGTTAGGTGACCATATAACAAGTGTGAAGGGCACAGATAAAGAAATATACGGGCCATTAAAGTTCAGTTTTGACCGTTTGGAGGATTCAAATATCCAAAATTGTTTCCTTTATTGCTCACTGTACCCAGAAGACTGTAGAATTCCAAGGGTGGAATTAATAGAATACTGGATAGATGAGGGATTTCTTGAAAGGGGGAGTCGACAACAATTGCATGATAGGGGTCATACTATATTAAATAGGCTGGTAAACAACTATTTGTTGGAAATGGCTGGAGATGATGTTAAGATGCATGATTTGATgagggatatggcattgtatatCAAACACCCTTATTTTATGGTAAAAGCTGGCACCGGATTGAAAGATTTACCAAGCAAGCAAAAATGGAAAGATGTTAAAAAGGTTTCATTCATGATGAATATGGTATCAGAAATTCCTCCAAGCTTGTCACCCAATTGTCAAAATCTTTCGACCTTGTTATTACAAAACAATGAGTCCTTGAAAAGGATTTCAGAATCATTCTTTCAGCACATGCATAGTCTCAGCGTTCTTAACCTTTCTTATACTAGTATTGAGCAATTGCCCAATTCCGTATCAAACTTGGAAACACTCAACGCATTGGTGCTTCGTGGATGCAAGGAGTTGAGATATGTGCCTTCACTAGAAAAGCTTAAGGCTTTACGAAAGCTAGACCTTCAGGTACAGGTATTGAAAAGGTGCCTAAAGGTTGGAAATGTTGGCAAATCTAACGTATCTCAACTTATGTACTGA